The Chloroflexota bacterium genomic sequence GAGCATTTCGCCATGAATCGCTTGCCTACAGGCTCACCAAGGGAGTACAGCACGACCTACTTTCATAGCAGCTTGTTGGGAAATCTCACCCCTCCCCCCCGCTGAGGCTTGCCCTGCACTCATGCTTTGGGCAAGCCTCAGCCAGCCCCCTCCCCTCCCTTGAGCAAGGGAGGGGAGGGGGTGACGCCGCAGGCGGCGGGGGTGGGGTGAGATCCTCTTGGAACTTTCTACAACTCGTGAGTGCCCCATCACTGCGCAAAAGTGCAACAACCCGCCCATTTTGTGGTATGGTTGAGTATCTCGCGCTTCAAGAAAGGAGAGAGCATGCTCCCCTACCCCACCGATCTGAAAACCCTCTGGACGCTGGTCAGCCACTATTCCCCCAGCGGGCAGGAAACCGCCGCGGTGGACGCTTTGCTCACCCGTTTCCAGGAACTTGGCTATACGAAGGCGTTCCGCGACGAAGCAGGCAACGCCATCGGTGTGATAGGCGATGGGCCCCGCCAAATCATCTTGCTGGGGCATATCGATACCGTGCCCGGCAAAATCCCTGCGCGGGTCGAAACCTTACCCGACGAGGGCGAGGTACTCTTTGGCCGTGGCAGCGTGGACGCGAAAGGGCCGCTGGCAGCCTTCACCGACGCAGCAGCCGCCGCGGGGCCGCAAGCAGGCTGGCAAATCATCGTCATCGGCGCGGTCGACGAGGAACGGGAGTCGGTGGGGGCGCGCTTCGTGGCGCAGCAGGCTGACTATCACCCCGAGTACGCCATCATCGGCGAGCCGAGCAGCTGGCAACGGGTGACGTTGGGCTACAAAGGCAGCGCGCGGGCGGTAGTGCGCTTCGAGCGCCCTTTGAGCCATACCGCTTCCGCGGAAACCAGCGCCCCCGAAATGGCCTGTGCGTGGTGGCAGCGCCTGAGCGCCGAAGTGACTGCCCGAAACACCGACCGTCCTCGCGCTTTCGACCGCTTGCAGCCTTCGCTGCGAGGGCTGACCTCCGGCGACGATGGCTTCACCGAGTGGGCTGAACTGCATCTCGGCTGTCGGTTACCCCCCGACATTGCCCCCCAGGCATGGTATGACCTGCTGACCCGCCTCGACCCGCAGGGGCAAGTGACGCCGCAAGGGTATGCCATTGCCGCCTACCGGGGCGAGAAACGCACGCCGCTGACGCGGGCCTTCCTGGGGGCCATTCGCGCGGCCGGCGGCAAGCCCGGCTTCGTAGTCAAAACCGGCACCGCCGACCTGAACATCGTTGCGCCGGTATGGGGCTGCCCGGCCGTGGCCTACGGGCCGGGCGATAGCAGCCTTGACCACACACCGCACGAACATCTGCCCCTGGAAGATTACCGCAAAGCCGTGGCCGTGCTCACCGGCGTGCTGACGCGCCTTACATCGCCCGCCTCATGAACACCACATTGATCGCCACAGCCATGATTCTGGCGCTGGCCGCCTTTACGCAAAGCCTGACCGGCTTTGGGCTGGCGCTGGTTTCCATGCCCTTGCTGAGCATGGTTATGAGCCTGCCGCAAGCCACGGCGCTGGTTGCAGTAGTGAGCCTGGGGGTGGAAGTCGTCATCTTGTGGCAGCATCGCGCCCATTTGCGCTGGCAGCCGGTGCGACGCCTGATTTTGGCTTCGTGGATTGGTGTGCCGCTGGGGGTTGTGCTGCTACGGCAGTTGCCGGAAGCCTGGCTGCTGCACGGCCTGGGGGCGCTGCTTGCGGCCTATGGCCTGTATGCCCTCAGCGGGAAGCCCCTTCCCAGCCTGCAGCGCGCGGGGTGGGGCTGGGCGGCCGGGTTGGCTGCAGGGGCGTTGGGCGGCGCTTACAACACCTCAGGGCCGCCGGTCATCCTTTACGGTCACGCGCGCGGTTGGCCGCCCCAGGCTTTCAAAGCCAACCTGCAGGCCTTCTTCCTCGCGAGCAGCAGCATGGTCTTTGGCGCGCACCTTCTGGCGGGCGATATTGGCGCAGCCACGTGGGCCCAGGCCGCCGCCGCGGTGCCTGCCCTTGCCCTGGGCCTGTGGGCAGGCCACCGGGCGGCTGCTTTCCTACCGCCGGCACGCTTTCGCAAGGTGGTGTTGGTCGCCCTGGTGCTGCTGGGGCTGAAAATGTTGTGGTGAAAAGTTATCCTTCTGCCCGAGTGCCACGGGCAGCCACCAACCGCTGATAGGCCCCCTCCCAGGCGCCTTCCAGTTTCAGGCGTTTGGGCACATTGATATGCCCCACATGCGCAAACACCTGGGCCGCTACCTGCGCGATCTCATCCCAATCCTGTGCCAGCACGGCTTCCTGCATGGCGCGCTGCAACTGCGCTGCCCAACGCCATTCCATACGAAAGCGGTCGGCCTTCACCCAATAGCCGCGCTTTTCCCACGGAACGGTAGTCTCTTCCACCAGATCGGCCAGTGCGCCCAGCAACTCGGCGATGAATGCCGCCAAATCGAGGGTGCGGGCATCGGGGCGGGTTTGGGTCATCAATTCCCGCAAAGCCGCCCCTAACATCTGTAACAAACGCCGACGGCGCTTGCCCACGCCGTCGGTCTGAATGACGCGACTCATTGGCGCTCCTTGTGAAGAAATGCAAGCGGAATTATAATCGGAAAGCCGCGGGCGGGGAAGCCACCGCCCGTGAATTTTTATGATTATGGTATAATTTATTCGCCCATTCGGGCTAAGCAACCTACAGCGGGGCCCGCGCGCCCCGATAAACCTGTCGTTTCGGAGGACATCGTGGCCGCCACGACCACCAGGCAAGTGCCCCTGAGCGCCCTCACGCCGGGCCAAAAAGGCGTGATTACTGCGATTCGCACCAGCGGGCCACTGCGCCGCCGCCTGCTGGATATGGGACTGGTGCGGGGGGAAATCGTGTATGTGGAACGGGTCGCGCCCCTGGGCGACCCGGTGGAGTATACGGTCAAAGGCTCTCACCTCTCGCTCCGGCGGAAAGATGCCGCCGACATCATCGTCGAAATCGCCGAGGCGGAGCGCGCCCATGAGCCCTGAACCCGTACTGCCCCTCACCATGCTGCCACCTGGGCGGCCAGCCCGCATCGTTGAAGTGCGCGCCGGGCGTCACCTGAAAGAGCGCCTCGCCGGGCTGGGGCTGTTGCCCGGCAACACGGTGCAGGTGTTACGCGATAACGGCGGGCCATTGCTGCTGGCCGTTGGCGAAACGCGCCTCGCTTTGGGGCGCGGCATGGCCCACAAAATTCTGGTCACCGAAACCGCCCCGCAAGGAGAACCCGCACGATGACCACCTCTCGCCGCCTGCGGGTTGCCCTTGCAGGCAACCCCAACGCTGGCAAAAGCACGGTTTTCAACGCGCTAACCGGCGCGCACCAGCACGTCGGCAACTGGCCGGGCAAAACGGTCGAAAAAAAAGAAGGCTTCTACCGCTATCGTGACCTGGTGGTGGAAATCGTCGACCTGCCGGGCACTTACAGCCTTTCGGCCTATTCGCCCGAAGAGCGCATTGCTCAAGAGTTCATCACCGAGGAACACCCCGACGTCGTGGTCAACGTCGTCGACGCCTCGAACCTGGAGCGCAACCTCTACCTCACGGCACAACTGCTGGAAATCGGGGCGCCGATGATCATTGTACTCAACATGGCCGATGTGGCCGAACAATTGGGCTACAAAATCGACATCGGAAAGTTTGCCCAACTGGTCGGCGTGCCGGTGCTCACCGCAGTGGCGAGCAAGGAAATTGGCATCGAGGCGCTGCGCGAACAAATTCACCATGCTGCCGAAGCGCCCGAATTCCACACCCCGCCGCCCGACGTGTTGCAATATGACCACGAACTGGAAAAAGCCGTGCGCCGTCTCACCGAGGCGCTGGAAACCCTTCCCGACCTGCAAGGCTACCGCCCGCGCTGGCTGGCCGTCAAACTCATCGAAGGCGACGAACAAGCCCAGCGGGTCGTGCAGAACGCCCCCGGCGGTGACGCCGTGCTGACGTTGCTGCCCAAAGTCATGCACAAACTGCAAAGGGTCTATGGCGAAGACGTAGACATCGCCCTGGCCGATGCCCGCTATGCTTTTGTGCGCGGCCTGGCGCGGCAGGTGCTCACCCTGCCCAAACATCCGCCCCGCACCCTCTCCGACCGTATTGACCAAATTGTCACCAATCGCTGGCTGGGCATCCCGCTCTTCCTCTTCTTCATGTACCTGATGTTCAGCCTGGTGCAGAATGTATCGGCGCCTTTCATGGATTGGATCGACAGCATCATCAGCGGCCCCATCACCACCTGGACCCTGGCCGGGCTGCTGGCGCTCCACGCTCCCCAGTGGCTGGTCTCGCTCATCGTCGATGGCGCCATCGCGGGCGTCGGCAGCGTGCTGACGTTCATTCCCAGCCTGATGGTGATGTTTTTCGCCCTGGCCTTCATGGAAGACAGCGGCTACCTGGCTCGCGCGGCCTTTGTCATGGATAAGGCCATGGCTTTCCTGGGACTCAACGGGCGGGCTTTCATCCCCATGATTTTGGGCTTCGGCTGCAATGTGCCCGCCGTGTATGCCACCCGCACCATCGAAAACCGCGCTGCGCGGGTGCTCACTGGGCTGCTAATTCCCTTCATGTCGTGCTCCGCGCGCCTGCCAGTCTATGTGGTCTTCGGCATGGCCTTTTTCGGCAAAGATGCCGGCCTGGTGGTGTGGAGCCTGTACCTGGTAGGCATCGTAGTGGCAGCCCTGGCAGGCTGGGCACTTTCCCTGCTGGTGTTCCCCGACGTCCACAAAAGCGTGTTCGTTCTGGAACTTCCCCGCTATCGCCTGCCTACCTGGCAAGGGCTGTGGCTGCACACCTGGGAGCACACTTCCGAATTCATCCGCAAAGCGGGCACCGTGATTCTGAGCATTGCCATTCTGCTGTGGTTCCTGCTCAACCTGCCGTGGGGCGTGCAAAACCCAGGCGACAGTTACTTCGGCAAAGTCAGCCATGCGCTGGCGCCCATTTACGAACCGGCGGGCTTTGGCACCTGGCAGGCCGCGGGGGCGCTGATTTCCGGCTTCGTGGCAAAAGAAGTGGTCATTTCCACCATGTCGCAAATCTACATCGGCGAGCAAGAGGCCAAGC encodes the following:
- a CDS encoding ferrous iron transport protein A, which produces MPLSALTPGQKGVITAIRTSGPLRRRLLDMGLVRGEIVYVERVAPLGDPVEYTVKGSHLSLRRKDAADIIVEIAEAERAHEP
- a CDS encoding [LysW]-lysine hydrolase, translating into MLPYPTDLKTLWTLVSHYSPSGQETAAVDALLTRFQELGYTKAFRDEAGNAIGVIGDGPRQIILLGHIDTVPGKIPARVETLPDEGEVLFGRGSVDAKGPLAAFTDAAAAAGPQAGWQIIVIGAVDEERESVGARFVAQQADYHPEYAIIGEPSSWQRVTLGYKGSARAVVRFERPLSHTASAETSAPEMACAWWQRLSAEVTARNTDRPRAFDRLQPSLRGLTSGDDGFTEWAELHLGCRLPPDIAPQAWYDLLTRLDPQGQVTPQGYAIAAYRGEKRTPLTRAFLGAIRAAGGKPGFVVKTGTADLNIVAPVWGCPAVAYGPGDSSLDHTPHEHLPLEDYRKAVAVLTGVLTRLTSPAS
- a CDS encoding ferrous iron transport protein A → MSPEPVLPLTMLPPGRPARIVEVRAGRHLKERLAGLGLLPGNTVQVLRDNGGPLLLAVGETRLALGRGMAHKILVTETAPQGEPAR
- a CDS encoding sulfite exporter TauE/SafE family protein, which gives rise to MNTTLIATAMILALAAFTQSLTGFGLALVSMPLLSMVMSLPQATALVAVVSLGVEVVILWQHRAHLRWQPVRRLILASWIGVPLGVVLLRQLPEAWLLHGLGALLAAYGLYALSGKPLPSLQRAGWGWAAGLAAGALGGAYNTSGPPVILYGHARGWPPQAFKANLQAFFLASSSMVFGAHLLAGDIGAATWAQAAAAVPALALGLWAGHRAAAFLPPARFRKVVLVALVLLGLKMLW
- the feoB gene encoding ferrous iron transport protein B, with product MTTSRRLRVALAGNPNAGKSTVFNALTGAHQHVGNWPGKTVEKKEGFYRYRDLVVEIVDLPGTYSLSAYSPEERIAQEFITEEHPDVVVNVVDASNLERNLYLTAQLLEIGAPMIIVLNMADVAEQLGYKIDIGKFAQLVGVPVLTAVASKEIGIEALREQIHHAAEAPEFHTPPPDVLQYDHELEKAVRRLTEALETLPDLQGYRPRWLAVKLIEGDEQAQRVVQNAPGGDAVLTLLPKVMHKLQRVYGEDVDIALADARYAFVRGLARQVLTLPKHPPRTLSDRIDQIVTNRWLGIPLFLFFMYLMFSLVQNVSAPFMDWIDSIISGPITTWTLAGLLALHAPQWLVSLIVDGAIAGVGSVLTFIPSLMVMFFALAFMEDSGYLARAAFVMDKAMAFLGLNGRAFIPMILGFGCNVPAVYATRTIENRAARVLTGLLIPFMSCSARLPVYVVFGMAFFGKDAGLVVWSLYLVGIVVAALAGWALSLLVFPDVHKSVFVLELPRYRLPTWQGLWLHTWEHTSEFIRKAGTVILSIAILLWFLLNLPWGVQNPGDSYFGKVSHALAPIYEPAGFGTWQAAGALISGFVAKEVVISTMSQIYIGEQEAKRSQEPPTLHPLEDAKTIVVGFGEASWKAAKALLDSLTPGVHLFPAASGDEGNQTELSRALHKAFTPLSALAFLVYVLLYTPCMATVAAQAQEYGWQWALFSVGLGLTTAWLLATAVFQAGRLLGVG